A stretch of DNA from Thiomicrospira sp. XS5:
TAGCGTACTAGGTTCACAGTCAGTGATATGGAATTGCACATAACAAAAAAGGTGGTAACTCGATGAATAACATTTGGCAAGCCGTCGGCATTGCGTTTTTGACCCTTGCAAGCTTCCACGCTTCGGCCGCGGATTTTTTCGATGAAACGTTTGGTAATCTGCAAGAAGAACTGGAAGTGGCAAAAGACGATGGTAAACAGGGTATTTTCATTTTCTTTCACATGGAAGAATGTCCATTCTGTGACCGTATGAAGAACACCATTCTAAACAAACCGGATGTCATTCAATACTTCAAAAAGCATTTTTTGACCTATCAAATGGATATTGAAGGTTCAAACGACATGGTCAACTTTGATGGGACTGAAGGAACGTCTCAGTACTTGTCTGAAAAAATTTATCGCGTACGGGCAACACCGGTGATGATTATTTTCGATTTGGAAGGCAAGCCAGTGGTTCGTTATA
This window harbors:
- a CDS encoding thioredoxin family protein; the encoded protein is MNNIWQAVGIAFLTLASFHASAADFFDETFGNLQEELEVAKDDGKQGIFIFFHMEECPFCDRMKNTILNKPDVIQYFKKHFLTYQMDIEGSNDMVNFDGTEGTSQYLSEKIYRVRATPVMIIFDLEGKPVVRYTGPTRTKEEFMLLGKYVVDGAYKDTSFTRYKRQNR